From a single Thermodesulfobacteriota bacterium genomic region:
- the ctaD gene encoding cytochrome c oxidase subunit I, whose product MSRVPLVPENIEPLPSIGESEGLVTWIGSIDHKQIGIMYVIATLVFFLIGGLEALLMRIQLMQPSNEFLSPEAFNQLFTMHGTTMIFFVVMPFLIGVGVYLVPLMIGARDMAFPRLNALSFWLFVFGGLLLYYSFFTQSGAPEVGWFAYAPLSEKPFSLNKGPTYWALGLLATGIGSIASGLNNIVTILTLRTPGMTLRRVPLFVWMILVTSFLLIFVIPIISAAFAMLLLDRLLGATFFTPASGGSAILYQHFFWGFGHPEVYILILPAFGIISEVIPVFSRKPIYGYEFVAGSTVAIGLLSLAVWAHHMFAVGLGNVVNAYFSLASMLIAIPTGVKVLNWVATMWGGKIRFATPMLFAVTFLIEFVVGGLSGVAIASAPIDWQATDSYFIVAHFHYVLFGGSLFAIFAGVYYWFPKFTGRMLSECLGKWHFWLTLIGFNLTFLVQHLLGLVGMPRRVYTYPDLPYWGIMNLISTIGAIVLAISVIIFVWNVIVSLRHGKAAGDNPWNAWTLEWATTSPPPVYDFELVPPVRGRRPLWDLAHPDVPDEKQLENRRGS is encoded by the coding sequence ATGAGCAGAGTTCCTCTCGTTCCTGAGAACATTGAACCATTACCCTCTATCGGCGAAAGTGAAGGACTTGTCACTTGGATCGGATCAATCGATCATAAGCAGATTGGCATTATGTATGTCATAGCCACATTGGTCTTCTTCCTAATTGGAGGATTAGAGGCTCTTCTAATGCGTATTCAGCTGATGCAGCCATCTAACGAGTTTCTGTCCCCGGAAGCCTTTAATCAACTCTTTACGATGCATGGCACCACGATGATATTTTTCGTGGTCATGCCTTTTTTGATTGGCGTGGGAGTTTATCTTGTTCCTCTAATGATCGGGGCGCGTGACATGGCTTTTCCAAGACTTAATGCCCTCAGTTTCTGGCTTTTTGTTTTTGGTGGTTTACTTTTATATTATAGCTTTTTTACCCAAAGCGGTGCACCCGAGGTCGGCTGGTTTGCATATGCTCCTTTAAGCGAAAAACCTTTTTCGCTGAATAAGGGTCCTACTTATTGGGCCTTGGGACTGCTTGCTACCGGCATTGGTTCTATAGCATCCGGGTTGAATAATATTGTAACTATTCTAACACTCCGAACCCCTGGGATGACATTGCGAAGGGTACCCCTATTTGTTTGGATGATCCTCGTAACATCCTTTCTTCTGATATTCGTTATTCCTATTATTTCCGCAGCTTTTGCGATGCTTCTACTGGATCGGCTGCTTGGAGCAACCTTTTTCACCCCGGCCTCGGGAGGATCGGCCATACTATACCAACATTTCTTTTGGGGATTTGGTCACCCCGAGGTTTATATACTGATACTCCCCGCATTTGGAATCATTTCAGAAGTAATCCCGGTTTTTTCACGAAAACCGATCTATGGATATGAGTTTGTAGCTGGGTCAACGGTTGCAATAGGGTTACTAAGCTTGGCGGTCTGGGCACATCATATGTTTGCAGTAGGCCTTGGAAATGTAGTCAACGCATACTTTTCACTAGCCAGCATGCTTATAGCAATTCCAACTGGGGTAAAAGTTCTAAACTGGGTTGCAACCATGTGGGGTGGTAAAATCCGTTTTGCAACACCCATGCTCTTCGCTGTGACCTTTCTTATAGAATTCGTTGTAGGCGGTCTCAGTGGCGTAGCTATCGCCTCAGCTCCGATCGATTGGCAAGCGACCGACAGTTATTTTATAGTTGCACATTTCCATTATGTGCTTTTCGGTGGTTCTCTATTCGCAATTTTTGCTGGCGTCTATTATTGGTTTCCAAAATTTACAGGACGTATGTTATCGGAATGTTTAGGAAAGTGGCACTTCTGGCTAACGTTAATTGGATTCAACCTTACATTCCTGGTTCAGCACCTCCTTGGATTGGTTGGAATGCCAAGACGTGTTTATACATATCCAGACTTACCTTATTGGGGGATCATGAATTTGATATCCACGATTGGTGCGATAGTACTCGCGATCTCTGTCATTATTTTTGTGTGGAATGTAATCGTCAGTCTTCGCCACGGTAAAGCTGCAGGAGATAATCCATGGAACGCATGGACTCTTGAATGGGCAACTACATCACCACCGCCTGTATATGATTTTGAACTTGTTCCGCCGGTGCGGGGAAGGCGTCCACTCTGGGATCTGGCTCATCCCGATGTGCCAGACGAGAAACAACTCGAGAACAGAAGAGGTTCATGA
- a CDS encoding heme-copper oxidase subunit III — translation MANNRMLIGFFVASESIFFIMLILAYINFHVHGPFDGPSARSSLNPIVTGIFSLFLLASSFTIWLAGRSLKKKNHFMLKFWTLITILLGATFIFGQGLEWFGLIKKDIWLPRNVFATTFFTLTGFHGFHVCVGLIMLSILLGLALAGDFKGPRSDGVEVVSIYWHFVDGVWIVVFSVIYLWAFL, via the coding sequence ATGGCAAACAATAGGATGCTCATAGGGTTCTTTGTCGCTTCTGAATCAATATTCTTCATAATGTTGATCCTGGCTTATATAAATTTTCATGTTCATGGTCCTTTTGACGGTCCATCGGCAAGAAGCAGCCTGAATCCCATCGTCACCGGGATATTCAGCCTTTTTCTCTTAGCAAGCAGCTTTACGATATGGCTTGCCGGGCGAAGTCTAAAGAAGAAAAACCACTTTATGCTAAAGTTTTGGACCCTCATTACAATTCTTCTCGGAGCAACTTTCATCTTTGGTCAGGGTCTAGAGTGGTTTGGACTTATCAAGAAGGACATTTGGTTACCGCGTAATGTATTTGCTACAACGTTCTTCACACTGACCGGTTTTCATGGTTTTCATGTATGTGTGGGACTCATCATGCTATCAATTCTCCTAGGCCTGGCCCTTGCAGGTGATTTCAAAGGGCCTAGATCAGATGGTGTTGAAGTCGTATCAATATATTGGCACTTTGTAGACGGGGTATGGATCGTGGTTTTCTCAGTCATATATCTGTGGGCATTTTTATGA
- the pfp gene encoding diphosphate--fructose-6-phosphate 1-phosphotransferase codes for MVYKNKRRDSKNVLAILAGGGPAPGINGVISAATIEAINQGLEVIGILEGFKWIAQGDKKHILRLTIENTSRIHLTGGSIIGISRENPTKSAQKMKNVISTLKTLEVNYLLTIGGDDTMFSASRVLAEANNQIRVAHVPKTIDNDLPLPGYISTFGFETARHLGTRIVQYLMEDARTTSRWYLVVTMGRKTGHLALGIGKAAGATITIIPEEFTEHKITLDRLITLLEGAIIKRINMGRQDGVAVVAEGLAEKLEETDFEDLKDVERDAHGNIRLSEIDLGKVLKNETKRRLSEKGINITIVNKNIGYELRSAPPIPFDAKYTRDLGYGAIKFLLQGGTGAMITIQTGKMVPLNFKELLDPETGRTKVRYVDINTESYEVAEKYMIKLKREDFQNKAKLRKLAQTAHMKPKEFVRYFSKALR; via the coding sequence TTGGTTTACAAAAATAAAAGAAGGGATTCCAAAAATGTTCTTGCCATACTGGCCGGAGGTGGACCTGCTCCCGGAATCAATGGAGTTATAAGCGCAGCTACTATCGAAGCAATAAACCAAGGTTTAGAAGTAATAGGCATTCTCGAGGGTTTTAAATGGATAGCACAAGGCGATAAGAAACATATTCTGAGGTTAACAATCGAAAACACTTCGCGCATACACCTCACCGGCGGATCGATTATTGGTATATCGAGGGAAAACCCAACCAAGAGTGCTCAAAAAATGAAAAATGTGATAAGTACTCTAAAGACCCTTGAGGTTAACTATCTTTTGACAATCGGTGGAGATGACACAATGTTTTCGGCAAGCCGTGTCCTAGCAGAAGCAAACAACCAGATAAGAGTGGCCCACGTGCCTAAAACGATTGACAATGATTTGCCTCTTCCTGGCTATATATCGACGTTCGGGTTTGAAACTGCAAGGCATCTTGGGACAAGGATCGTCCAGTATCTTATGGAAGATGCAAGAACAACAAGCAGGTGGTACCTTGTCGTGACAATGGGAAGAAAAACAGGCCATCTAGCCCTTGGTATAGGAAAAGCCGCAGGCGCAACTATAACGATAATCCCAGAGGAGTTCACTGAACATAAAATAACACTCGACAGGCTCATAACCTTACTCGAAGGGGCTATCATAAAGCGGATCAATATGGGCAGACAAGATGGTGTCGCAGTTGTAGCAGAAGGTCTTGCCGAAAAACTAGAGGAGACAGATTTCGAGGACTTAAAGGATGTAGAACGAGATGCCCATGGAAATATAAGATTATCAGAAATCGACCTCGGGAAGGTGCTCAAAAATGAAACAAAGAGAAGGCTGTCAGAAAAGGGGATCAATATCACAATCGTCAACAAGAATATTGGATACGAGCTAAGATCTGCTCCGCCCATCCCCTTCGATGCCAAATACACCCGCGACCTTGGTTATGGAGCTATAAAATTTTTGCTGCAAGGCGGAACAGGTGCAATGATAACGATCCAAACAGGCAAAATGGTACCCCTTAATTTCAAAGAGTTGCTAGACCCTGAGACAGGAAGAACAAAAGTCCGCTACGTCGATATAAACACCGAATCTTATGAAGTTGCGGAAAAATACATGATCAAGCTTAAACGAGAAGATTTTCAGAACAAGGCGAAGTTAAGAAAGCTTGCACAAACCGCTCATATGAAGCCTAAAGAATTTGTAAGATACTTCTCTAAAGCATTAAGATAA
- a CDS encoding rhomboid family intramembrane serine protease yields GIVERFSPFFTSLFIHGGVLHLLGNMLFLYIFGDNVEGRMGHFKYLVFYIICGFSAAAFQTMINIHSTIPMIGASGAISGVLGAYLIFFPRSRILTLLPIFFFIQLIHIPAAVFIFIWFIIQFLSGVSTLSAKPGIGGVAFWAHIGGFVAGLILARFFQKKESIRINRFSKYYH; encoded by the coding sequence TAGGAATCGTTGAACGTTTTTCACCATTTTTTACCTCACTATTTATTCATGGGGGGGTTCTACACTTACTGGGGAATATGTTATTCCTTTACATATTCGGCGACAACGTAGAGGGCAGAATGGGCCACTTTAAATATCTGGTATTTTACATAATATGTGGTTTTTCTGCTGCTGCTTTTCAGACAATGATAAATATCCACTCCACGATTCCCATGATAGGAGCTAGTGGGGCTATTTCTGGGGTCCTTGGAGCCTACTTAATCTTCTTTCCCAGATCCAGGATCCTCACCCTGTTACCAATATTTTTCTTCATTCAACTCATCCATATACCCGCCGCGGTTTTTATATTTATCTGGTTTATTATTCAATTTCTAAGCGGAGTTTCGACCCTCTCAGCAAAGCCTGGAATCGGGGGTGTTGCCTTTTGGGCCCACATAGGAGGCTTCGTTGCAGGACTAATTCTAGCTCGGTTTTTTCAGAAGAAGGAAAGTATCCGCATCAATCGCTTCAGCAAATATTATCATTAG
- the coxB gene encoding cytochrome c oxidase subunit II — MEKLGGIFNASSPEMAAMAGLTFYMLAIAIAILAIIVVAVAYIIIRYRKRPGDDGEPRQDFGSIRVEIIWTVVPAIIVAVLFFLTVKTMLAVDPPKGDRKPDIIIIGHQWWWELYYPNSGVLTANEVHLPVGEKWLARLESVDVIHDFWVPELFRKIDLIPGHPNHIWLVAGKPGTFLGACAEFCGAQHANMRIRVIAQTRAEFDAWEKEQLRIPKTPTSGEAAKGGKIFLTEACMNCHTVRGTAAAARVGPDLTHLNTRETIGAGVLMNTSENLKKWLSNPQAYKPGSLMPNMKLSDDEVNQIVAYLGALK; from the coding sequence GTGGAAAAACTCGGTGGTATATTTAATGCAAGCTCCCCAGAAATGGCGGCTATGGCTGGTCTCACGTTCTACATGCTCGCCATTGCTATTGCCATTCTAGCCATCATCGTGGTGGCTGTTGCTTACATAATTATCCGTTATAGAAAAAGACCAGGCGATGATGGCGAACCAAGGCAGGATTTTGGAAGCATAAGAGTTGAGATCATCTGGACAGTCGTGCCCGCCATAATCGTTGCCGTTTTATTCTTCCTTACAGTAAAAACCATGTTAGCCGTTGATCCTCCCAAGGGTGATCGTAAGCCTGACATTATAATAATTGGTCATCAATGGTGGTGGGAACTTTATTATCCAAATTCCGGCGTTCTAACTGCCAACGAGGTTCATCTCCCAGTCGGTGAGAAGTGGCTTGCAAGGCTTGAGTCAGTCGACGTAATACACGATTTCTGGGTACCAGAACTATTCCGAAAAATCGATTTAATTCCCGGTCATCCTAATCATATCTGGTTGGTAGCCGGTAAGCCAGGCACATTCCTTGGAGCATGTGCCGAGTTTTGTGGAGCTCAACACGCCAATATGCGTATAAGAGTAATCGCGCAGACACGAGCAGAATTTGATGCATGGGAAAAAGAACAGCTCAGGATTCCTAAAACCCCAACATCGGGTGAGGCAGCAAAGGGCGGAAAGATCTTTCTGACAGAAGCATGCATGAACTGTCACACCGTTCGTGGGACGGCAGCGGCGGCACGAGTAGGTCCGGACTTGACACACCTCAACACAAGGGAAACGATTGGAGCCGGTGTACTGATGAATACCTCTGAGAATTTAAAAAAGTGGCTATCAAATCCCCAGGCGTATAAGCCTGGTTCTCTGATGCCGAATATGAAGTTATCGGACGATGAAGTCAATCAAATCGTCGCGTATTTGGGGGCCCTAAAATGA